One Aegilops tauschii subsp. strangulata cultivar AL8/78 chromosome 7, Aet v6.0, whole genome shotgun sequence genomic window carries:
- the LOC109743462 gene encoding methionine aminopeptidase 2B isoform X2, producing the protein MAGGSTDAATKEMEALHVGQTKETDEILKKASDSNGGAPGAQSPPPPADDDEAQVDGPSEDGAGASAAAKKKKKKSKAKKKKDPHQQTDPPSIPVDELFPSGDFPEGEIQEYKDDNLWRTTSEEKREQERLQKPMYNSVRRAAEVHRQVRKYMRSIIKPGMLMMELCETLENMVRKLIKENGLQAGIAFPTGCSLNWVAAHWTPNSGDKTVLQYDDVMKLDFGTHIDGHIVDCAFTVAFNPMFDPLLQATRDATNTGIKEAGIDARLCDVGAAIQEVMESYEVEINGKVFQVKSVRNLNGHSIGPYQIHAGKSVPIVKGGEQTKMEEGEFYAIETFGSTGKGFVREDLECSHYMKNFDVGHVPLRVAKAKQLLGTINNNFGTLAFCRRYLDRIGETKYLMALKNLCDVGIVQPYPPLCDVRGSYVSQFEHTILLRPTCKEVISRGDDY; encoded by the exons ATGGCTGGGGGTAGCACGGATGCAGCAACCAAGGAGATGGAGGCATTGCATGTTGGGCAAACCAAGGAAACAGAT GAAATTCTGAAAAAAGCGTCAGATAGCAATGGCGGGGCTCCTGGAGCTCAGTCCCCACCACCACCAGCAGATGATGATGAGGCACAAGTGGATGGTCCATCTGAAGATGGAGCAGGAG CTTCAGCGGCtgcgaagaagaaaaagaagaaaagcaAGGCCAA AAAGAAGAAGGACCCCCATCAGCAGACTGATCCTCCATCAATCCCTGTGGATGAGCTTTTCCCTTCAGGAGATTTTCCTGAGGGAGAAATCCAGGAATATAAGGATGA TAATTTATGGAGAACAACTAGTGAAGAAAAGAGGGAACAGGAACGACTACAAAAACCAATGTACAATTCTGTTCGCCGAGCTGCAGAAGTCCATCGACAG GTACGAAAGTACATGAGGAGCATTATAAAGCCTGGAATGCTAATGATGGAACTATGCGAGACTTTGGAAAACATGGTTCGGAAACTTATCAAGGAGAATGGACTGCAAGCTGGCATTGCCTTTCCAACAGGATGCTCGTTGAATTG GGTCGCAGCTCACTGGACTCCAAATTCTGGTGACAAAACTGTACTACAATATGATGATGTGATGAAGCTGGATTTTGGGACACATATCGATG GGCACATAGTTGATTGTGCATTTACTGTCGCATTTAATCCCATGTTTGATCCGTTGCTGCAAGCAACGAGAGATGCCACAAATACTGGAATCAAG GAAGCTGGAATAGATGCACGGCTTTGTGATGTCGGTGCTGCAATCCAAGAAGTCATGGAGTCATATGAGGTTGAAATTAATGGGAAAGTTTTCCAAG TAAAAAGTGTGCGAAACCTCAATGGACACAGCATTGGACCATACCAAATCCATGCTGGTAAATCAGTTCCAATTGTAAAAGGCGGAGAGCAAACAAAAATGGAGGAGGGTGAATTTTATGCCATTGAAACTTTTGGGTCTACAG GAAAGGGATTTGTGAGGGAGGACTTGGAATGCAGTCATTACATGAAGAACTTTGATGTTGGGCATGTACCATTGAGGGTAGCAAAAGCCAAGCAGCTACTGGGGACAATCAACAACAACTTTGGAACACTTGCATTTTGCCGCCGGTACTTGGACCGCATCGGCGAGACCAAGTATCTCATGGCACTGAAAAATCTATGTGATGTTGGCATTGTTCAG CCGTACCCGCCATTGTGCGATGTGAGGGGAAGCTATGTGTCCCAGTTTGAGCACACCATTTTGCTCCGGCCAACCTGTAAAGAAGTCATATCCAGAGGCGACGACTACTGA
- the LOC109743464 gene encoding uncharacterized protein — MSTVTMAVVAGETPQSRGVYAARLLVLGPATTWLLGVLVALPFQTSSIVSTLHSPASTYRSTRCSRRAAAERMSSAPAPVFERLAGIRPLAESGRFKAWFLDQFGVLHDGKKPYPGAILALEKLAGNGAKMVIISNSSRRSSVTMEKLQSLGFDTSCFLGAITSGELTQQYLHKRDDPWFASLGRKCIHLTWGNRGAISLEGLGLQVVNNVDDAEFILAHGTEALGLPSGDPLSKSLEELEQILVLGIQKRLPMVVANPDYVTVEARNLRVMPGTLAAKYECLGGEVKWMGKPDKVIYTSAMSLAGVEAHECITVGDSLHHDIKGASGAGMTSAFITGGIHAAELGLGEFGETAGDDAVSALCCKHSSYPSYVLPSFAW; from the exons ATGTCCACGGTTACGATGGCCGTGGTGGCCGGCGAGACGCCGCAGTCACGCGGCGTATATGCCGCTCGTTTGCTGGTACTCGGCCCAGCCACTACCTGGTTGCTTGGCGTCCTCGTTGCCTTACCCTTCCAAACGAGCTCCATCGTCTCCACTCTCCACAGCCCAGCCTCCACCTACCGCAGCACCAGGTGCTCTCGTcgcgcggcggcggagaggaTGTCATCGGCGCCGGCGCCGGTGTTCGAGAGGCTGGCCGGGATCCGGCCCCTCGCCGAGTCCGGCCGTTTCAAG GCATGGTTCCTGGACCAGTTCGGCGTTCTTCATGACGGGAAGAAACCCTACCCCGGCGCCATTTTGGCAT TGGAGAAGCTCGCTGGGAATGGCGCCAAGATGGTGATAATCAGCAATTCCTCGAGGCGGTCGTCTGTAACCATGGAGAAGCTGCAGAGCCTTGGGTTTGACACGTCTTGTTTCCTCGGGGCGATCACCAGCGGGGAACTCACCCAGCAGTACCTTCACAA GAGGGATGACCCATGGTTTGCATCTCTGGGAAGGAAGTGTATCCATCTGACATGGGGCAATCGAGGTGCAATTTCTCTGGAG GGACTTGGTTTGCAAGTTGTGAACAATGTTGACGATGCAGAGTTTATACTAGCCCATGGTACTGAAGCCCTGGGTTTACCTTCTGGTGATCCACTTTCGAAAAGTCTTGAGGAGCTTGAGCAGATTCTAGTGCTTGGTATACAAAAGCGACTTCCAATGGTGGTAGCTAATCCAGATTATGTCACTGTTGAAGCTCGAAACCTGCGTGTCATGCCTG GCACTCTGGCAGCAAAATACGAGTGTCTTGGTGGTGAAGTAAAATGGATGGGGAAACCTGATAAG GTTATATATACATCAGCAATGTCCCTAGCAGGTGTTGAAGCACACGAATGTATCACCGTAGGTGATTCGCTGCACCACGACATCAAAGGCGCAAGTGGAGCCGGAATGACATCTGCATTCATCACTGGAGGGATCCATGCGGCTGAACTGGGACTCGGTGAATTTGGAGAAACTGCTGGAGATGATGCCGTCAGTGCGTTGTGTTGCAAGCATAGCTCATACCCATCTTACGTTTTGCCTTCATTTGCATGGTAG
- the LOC109743462 gene encoding methionine aminopeptidase 2B isoform X1 translates to MAGGSTDAATKEMEALHVGQTKETDEILKKASDSNGGAPGAQSPPPPADDDEAQVDGPSEDGAGASAAAKKKKKKSKAKKKKDPHQQTDPPSIPVDELFPSGDFPEGEIQEYKDDNLWRTTSEEKREQERLQKPMYNSVRRAAEVHRQVRKYMRSIIKPGMLMMELCETLENMVRKLIKENGLQAGIAFPTGCSLNWVAAHWTPNSGDKTVLQYDDVMKLDFGTHIDGHIVDCAFTVAFNPMFDPLLQATRDATNTGIKEAGIDARLCDVGAAIQEVMESYEVEINGKVFQVKSVRNLNGHSIGPYQIHAGKSVPIVKGGEQTKMEEGEFYAIETFGSTGKGFVREDLECSHYMKNFDVGHVPLRVAKAKQLLGTINNNFGTLAFCRRYLDRIGETKYLMALKNLCDVGIVQVCEIGYHHFDANVYQDMVTHGFLTCLQPYPPLCDVRGSYVSQFEHTILLRPTCKEVISRGDDY, encoded by the exons ATGGCTGGGGGTAGCACGGATGCAGCAACCAAGGAGATGGAGGCATTGCATGTTGGGCAAACCAAGGAAACAGAT GAAATTCTGAAAAAAGCGTCAGATAGCAATGGCGGGGCTCCTGGAGCTCAGTCCCCACCACCACCAGCAGATGATGATGAGGCACAAGTGGATGGTCCATCTGAAGATGGAGCAGGAG CTTCAGCGGCtgcgaagaagaaaaagaagaaaagcaAGGCCAA AAAGAAGAAGGACCCCCATCAGCAGACTGATCCTCCATCAATCCCTGTGGATGAGCTTTTCCCTTCAGGAGATTTTCCTGAGGGAGAAATCCAGGAATATAAGGATGA TAATTTATGGAGAACAACTAGTGAAGAAAAGAGGGAACAGGAACGACTACAAAAACCAATGTACAATTCTGTTCGCCGAGCTGCAGAAGTCCATCGACAG GTACGAAAGTACATGAGGAGCATTATAAAGCCTGGAATGCTAATGATGGAACTATGCGAGACTTTGGAAAACATGGTTCGGAAACTTATCAAGGAGAATGGACTGCAAGCTGGCATTGCCTTTCCAACAGGATGCTCGTTGAATTG GGTCGCAGCTCACTGGACTCCAAATTCTGGTGACAAAACTGTACTACAATATGATGATGTGATGAAGCTGGATTTTGGGACACATATCGATG GGCACATAGTTGATTGTGCATTTACTGTCGCATTTAATCCCATGTTTGATCCGTTGCTGCAAGCAACGAGAGATGCCACAAATACTGGAATCAAG GAAGCTGGAATAGATGCACGGCTTTGTGATGTCGGTGCTGCAATCCAAGAAGTCATGGAGTCATATGAGGTTGAAATTAATGGGAAAGTTTTCCAAG TAAAAAGTGTGCGAAACCTCAATGGACACAGCATTGGACCATACCAAATCCATGCTGGTAAATCAGTTCCAATTGTAAAAGGCGGAGAGCAAACAAAAATGGAGGAGGGTGAATTTTATGCCATTGAAACTTTTGGGTCTACAG GAAAGGGATTTGTGAGGGAGGACTTGGAATGCAGTCATTACATGAAGAACTTTGATGTTGGGCATGTACCATTGAGGGTAGCAAAAGCCAAGCAGCTACTGGGGACAATCAACAACAACTTTGGAACACTTGCATTTTGCCGCCGGTACTTGGACCGCATCGGCGAGACCAAGTATCTCATGGCACTGAAAAATCTATGTGATGTTGGCATTGTTCAGGTATGTGAAATAGGATACCACCATTTCGACGCGAATGTCTATCAAGACATGGTTACTCACGGTTTCCTGACCTGTTTGCAGCCGTACCCGCCATTGTGCGATGTGAGGGGAAGCTATGTGTCCCAGTTTGAGCACACCATTTTGCTCCGGCCAACCTGTAAAGAAGTCATATCCAGAGGCGACGACTACTGA
- the LOC109743465 gene encoding large ribosomal subunit protein uL30y, producing the protein MAEEEGTQQLPFVRETVLKKRKDNEEWATKNRERKAAKRQRRCHDAKGAIKRPEDFVKEFRNKELDFLRMRTRLKVRNLRPAEAIDAKLLFAVRIPGTADLHPQIRKILARLRLTQVLTGVFLKATEANLKRLAAVGPFVTYGFPNLKNVKELIYKKGRGYFDKEPFPLTSNDLIEKALGEHGVICLEDVVHEISTVGPHFRETASFLMPFKLKCPERRLRMKKKPFKDGGDSGNRGDKINELLEKLN; encoded by the exons ATGGCGGAGGAGGAGGGCACGCAGCAGCTGCCGTTCGTGCGGGAGACGGTCCTCAAGAAGAGGAAGGACAACGAGGAGTGGGCCACCAAGAACCGGGAGCGCAAGGCGGCCAAGAGGCAGCGCCGCTGCCACGACGCCAAGGGCGCCATCAAGCGCCCCGAGGACTTCGTCAAGGAGTTCCGCAACAAGGAGCTCGACTTCCTGCGGATGCGCACGCGCCTCAAGGTCCGGAACCTGCGCCCCGCCGAGGCCATCGACGCCAAGCTGCTCTTCGCCGTCCGCATCCCAGG CACCGCCGACTTGCACCCGCAAATCAGGAAGATCTTGGCCAGGCTGCGGCTCACGCAGGTCCTCACCGGCGTGTTCCTCAAGGCCACCGAGGCAAACCTCAAGAGGCTTGCTGCTGTCGGACCGTTCGTCACCTATGG GTTCCCCAATTTGAAGAATGTGAAGGAGCTTATTTACAAGAAGGGTCGCGGTTATTTCGACAAGGAGCCTTTCCCCCTTACCAGCAATGATCTAATCGAGAAG GCACTTGGAGAACACGGTGTCATATGCTTGGAAGACGTGGTGCACGAAATCTCCACGGTCGGGCCACACTTCAGAGAAACGGCGAGCTTTCTCATGCCCTTCAAGCTCAAGTGTCCGGAGAGGAGGCTGCGGATGAAGAAGAAGCCCTTCAAGGATGGTGGCGACTCGGGCAACCGTGGGGACAAGATCAACGAGCTACTCGAGAAGCTGAACTGA
- the LOC109743461 gene encoding uncharacterized protein, producing MERQTSFRLGALEKLKSFRGMDNFRRSKDSPGKRGDTPLHLAARAGNVSNVQRILAESGQEMAGELAARPNQDGETALYVAADKGHTEVVREILKVSDMQTAGIKASNSFDAFHIAAKQGHLDVLKELLQAFPALAMTTNSVNATALETAAIQGHIDIVNLLLETDASLAKIARNNGKTVLHSAARMGHVEVVRSLLNKDPGIGLRTDKKGQTALHMASKGTNAEIVVELLKPDFSVSHLEDNKGNRPLHVATRKGNIVIVQTLLSVEGIDVNAVNRSGETALAIAEKMNNQELVNILRDAGGVVTAKEPVHPANPAKQLKQTVSDIRHDVQSQIKQTRQTKMQVQKIKSRLEKLHIGGLNNAINSNTVVAVLIATVAFAAIFTVPGNFVEDMSQAPPGMSLGQAYVASEPAFIMFLVFDSLALFISLAVVVVQTSLIVVEQKAKRRMVFVMNKLMWLACLFISAAFIALTYVVVGRGDWWLAWCTMAIGAVIMLTTLGSMCYCIVAHRMEEKSMRKIRKASASQSRSWSMPVDSDPELINTEYKKMYAL from the exons ATGGAGAGGCAGACCAGCTTCCGCCTGGGCGCGCTGGAGAAGCTCAAGAGCTTCCGGGGGATGGACAACTTCCGGCGGAGCAAGGACAGCCCCGGCAAGCGCGGTGACACGCCGCTCCACCTCGCGGCGAGGGCCGGCAACGTCTCCAACGTCCAGAGGATCCTTGCCGAATCCGGCCAGGAGATGGCCGGCGAGCTGGCCGCCCGGCCGAACCAGGACGGGGAGACGGCGCTGTACGTGGCCGCCGACAAGGGGCACACGGAGGTGGTGCGCGAGATCTTGAAGGTGTCTGATATGCAGACGGCGGGGATCAAGGCCAGCAACAGCTTCGACGCCTTCCACATCGCGGCGAAGCAGGGCCATCTGG ATGTTCTGAAGGAGCTGCTGCAGGCCTTTCCTGCTCTTGCTATGACTACAAACTCTGTAAACGCCACAGCTTTGGAAACTGCTGCCATTCAGGGTCACATTGATATTGTCAACCTCCTACTGGAAACTGATGCTAGCCTTGCCAAAATTGCGAGAAATAATGGGAAAACAGTTTTGCATTCCGCGGCGAGGATGGGCCATGTGGAAGTTGTAAGATCCTTGTTAAATAAGGATCCAGGGATTGGTTTAAGAACAGACAAGAAGGGGCAGACGGCGCTGCATATGGCGTCCAAAGGAACGAATGCTGAAATTGTGGTTGAGTTGTTGAAGCCTGATTTCTCAGTTAGCCATCTAGAAGATAACAAGGGGAACAGGCCACTGCATGTTGCGACTCGGAAGGGCAATATCGTT ATAGTGCAGACTCTACTGTCAGTTGAGGGGATTGATGTCAATGCAGTTAACAGGTCTGGAGAGACTGCTCTTGCCATTGCTGAGAAGATGAACAACCAAGAACTCGTCAACATTCTGAGAGACGCCGGCGGCGTCGTAACTGCAAAAGAGCCAGTGCATCCTGCAAACCCGGCAAAGCAGCTGAAGCAAACCGTGAGTGATATCAGGCACGACGTCCAGTCCCAGATCAAGCAGACACGGCAGACCAAGATGCAGGTCCAGAAGATCAAGAGCAGGCTGGAGAAGCTCCACATCGGCGGCCTGAACAACGCCATCAACTCCAACACCGTGGTGGCGGTGCTCATCGCCACCGTCGCCTTCGCTGCCATATTCACCGTGCCCGGCAACTTCGTGGAGGACATGAGCCAGGCGCCCCCCGGCATGTCGCTGGGGCAGGCGTACGTGGCCAGCGAACCGGCCTTCATAATGTTCCTGGTGTTCGACTCGCTGGCGCTCTTCATCTCGCTCGCCGTCGTGGTCGTCCAGACGTCGCTGATCGTGGTGGAGCAGAAGGCCAAGCGGAGGATGGTCTTCGTGATGAACAAGCTCATGTGGCTGGCGTGCCTCTTCATCTCCGCGGCGTTCATAGCGCTGACCTACGTCGTGGTCGGCCGCGGCGACTGGTGGCTGGCCTGGTGCACCATGGCCATCGGCGCGGTGATCATGCTCACCACCCTCGGCTCCATGTGCTACTGCATCGTGGCGCACAGGATGGAGGAGAAGAGCATGAGGAAGATCAGGAAGGCCTCCGCGAGCCAGTCCCGGTCATGGTCCATGCCGGTCGACTCGGACCCGGAGCTGATCAACACCGAGTACAAGAAGATGTACGCGTTGTAG
- the LOC109743460 gene encoding uncharacterized protein, with protein sequence MGSGAATLFWFDRLAGNCPFAARFPDLFSIAVELRISVEVTLIDLGCLVFRRAFGPLDLATDCIALHEPDVDLATDCISWRLEPSGVFSTKSLYQAIAPSTAPLPLTAVWSIRLPLKIRIFMWQWIRGRTPSGVEVRKRNGPGRLCPLCGTDEDSNHIFFSCVYAQFLWSCFREAVGGRWCNTNFPDLFAELQASPQSARHIRWLEIGILAWTLWTISNKLVIQRVPLRRATDAIFKLCGYL encoded by the coding sequence ATGGGCTCCGGTGCCGCCACTCTGTTTTGGTTTGACCGGTTGGCTGGGAACTGCCCTTTCGCCGCCCGCTTCCCCGACTTGTTCTCCATCGCGGTTGAACTTAGGATCTCCGTCGAGGTCACTCTTATTGACTTAGGGTGCCTCGTTTTCCGGAGGGCATTTGGGCCTCTGGATCTTGCAACTGATTGCATTGCTCTCCATGAGCCGGATGTGGATCTTGCGACCGACTGCATCTCCTGGCGTCTGGAGCCCTCAGGTGTCTTCTCCACCAAGTCCCTTTACCAGGCCATTGCGCCCTCCACCGCCCCTCTTCCCCTCACTGCGGTGTGGTCCATTAGGCTACCTCTGAAGATTAGGATCTTCATGTGGCAATGGATCCGTGGCCGGACCCCTTCCGGCGTGGAGGTCCGCAAGCGGAATGGCCCGGGTAGGCTGTGCCCCCTTTGCGGGACGGACGAGGACTCAAATCACATCTTCTTCTCCTGCGTGTACGCCCAATTCCTCTGGAGCTGCTTTCGGGAGGCGGTTGGCGGTCGTTGGTGTAACACCAACTTTCCCGACCTATTCGCCGAACTGCAAGCCTCCCCCCAGAGCGCTCGCCACATTAGGTGGTTGGAGATTGGGATCCTCGCCTGGACCCTGTGGACGATCAGCAATAAACTTGTGATCCAGCGCGTTCCGCTCCGACGAGCTACTGACGCTATCTTCAAACTGTGTGGTTACCTATAG